The window CCTCACGTGGAAAGACCCCGACCGGCTGCTCGCCAGCTGTCACGTCATTGCAGCCACGCGCCCCGGTTACGACCTCGGCAGGCTGGAGAACTCCATCGGCGACCTGTTCGTTCGGTTCCGGCACCGCATCCACGTGCTGCAGGTGCCGGCCATGTCCATCTCGTCGTCCGACATCCGGGAGAGGGTGCGAACCGGCCATCCCATCCGCTACCTCGTGCCGGAGCCGGTGGCCGACTATATTTACAAGCACCGGCTTTACGCGACCGCCTCCGGTACCCAGGGTACCGCAGAGCCCGTGGCGGTGAACCGCGCCCTCAGCACTCGTGGTTGAGGGCGATCCGGCCGGGCTGCTCCGAGACCCCGGCCTGGGGGCATGCGTGATCGAATGATGTCGGTGGACCGAAGAAGCGGCGTCTGGAAGACCGTGGAATCCATGGTCGGCCCCGATCGCTGGGCTCACATCCGGGGGGTCGTGGATACGGCCCGGGAGCTTTCGGTGCGGTTCGGGGTGGACGAAAGCGCCGCAGAACTGGCGGCGCTCCTGCACGACGCGGCCCGGGAGTGGCCGGTCGAACGCCTGGCGCGCTACGCCGCCCGGGGCCGAGACGGTCCGGGGCCCCTCGAGCAATGCTTGCCCGAACTCCTGCACGGCTACGCCGCGGCCGCCTGGGCCGAGATCGAGCTGGGCATCACGGACCCCCAGGTGCTCGCGGCGGTGCGCTACCACACCACCGGACGGCCAAACCCCACCCGGCTCGAGATGGTGCTGATGGTAGCCGACTACTCCGAGCCGACCCGGTCGTTTCCCGAAGCGGAACCGATCCGCAAGGAGGCGCAGCAGAGCCTGGAGGCGGCGTATCTGCTGAGCCTGGACACGCGTCTTCGGCATCTCATTGACAGGGGGCTGCCCATTCACCCCCGCACCGTTGAGGCCCGCAACTGGCTGCTGCTGCGGCGGGCGGATGGCTTCCGTGGTTGACCGACCGGACCTGCGCTTCACCGCCGAACTCAGGTCGGGTGCCGCCCAGCACGGGAAGCAGCGGCGCAGGCGCCGGCTCGTCCTGCTTGCAGCAGGATTCCTGTCGGCCGCCGCTCTGTTCGTCACAACCGTCTGGATCGCACCCGGCTGGCTGACGGCAGCCCTGGAGAAGCCGCTGCGCGACGGCCCCGCGGCGGACGGGTACCTCTCCGTGGTGGTCGTCGGCATCGACGAGCGCGCCCACGACCCGGGCCGGACCGACGCCATCCTGGTGGCGTCCCTGCGGCTCGACGACGGGCACGTCGGGGTGGTGTCGGTGCCGCGGGACACCCGGGTGAAGCTGCCGGGGGGCTCGCACAACAAAGTCAACATGCTGTTCACCGCCTACGGCCCGCACGTGCTGATGGATACCCTTGCGCAGCTCCTCGGCGTTCCCATCGACGGCTACGTCAAGGTCAACTTCCAGGCGTTCGAGCGGTTCGTCGACGCCATCGGCGGCGTGGAACTCACCGTTCCCAGCCGCATGCGCTACGTCGACCGCGCGCAGAACCTGGTCATCGATCTGCGGCCGGGCCGGCAGCGCCTTTCCGGCAAGGAGGCGCTGGAGTTCGTGCGCTTCCGGGCAGACGGGCTTGGCGACGTCTCCTTCGACCCGGGGACCGGGGAGTACCTCGGCCGGGTGGAGCGGCAGCAGGAGTTCACCCGGGCGCTCTTTGAAGCCGTCACGCGCCGCCGGGTGCTGTTGAGGCTGCCCAGGGTGCTGCGGGAGACGTACGCCATGGTGGAGACCGACATGCCGCTGGACCTCGCACTGGCGGCTGCTGGCTGGGTGATGCGGCACAATCGCCTCGAGCTGAGCACGGGGGTGCTTCCGGGCATGCCGGGAACCGTGGCGGGTGCCAGCTACTGGCTGCCGGACCGCGCCCGGGTGGAAGCGGTGGCCAGGCAGGTGCTCCAGGGGCCGGCCATCCCCGGGTCCGTGGCGGTGCTCAATGCCAACGGCGTTCAGGGCTCGGCGGCCCAGGTTGCCAGCGTCCTGAGCGCCGCCGGGATCCGGGTGGAGTTCGTGGGGAACGCGCGGCAGTTCGGCCTGGACGAAAGCCGCGTGCTGGCTCTGACGGACAGGGGCCTGCCGCTGGCCAGGCAGGTCGCCCGGATCCTCGGAGGGCTCAGCGTGGAACGCACAGGCGGCGTTTGGACCGCCGAGGATGGCCCCGAGGCCCGTAAAGACGTTATCGTTTTGGTGGGAATAGACCTCGTCCGGAGGATCAGGGGGAGTGAAGGCCCTGCGACGGGAGGTGAGACCGCTGGAGTCGGCCGAGCTCGCCAGGCTCGCGGCCCGCGCAGCTGACGAGCGCAAAGCTTCCGATACCGTCGTCCTGGATCTCCGCCTCATGAGCCCGCTCGCCGATTTCTTCGTGCTGACGAGCGGCACGTCAACCCCGCACCTGCGCGCCATCACCGAACACGTGGAAAGGGCACTGCACGAGGCAGGGGCGGGCGTGCCGCGTCGAGAAGGCGGCGAAGGGGCCCGATGGATCCTGCTGGACTACGGGGACGTGGTGGTGCACATCTTTCACCACGCCGAGCGGGAGTTTTATGACCTCGAGGCCCTGTGGGACCGGGCTCCGCGCCTCGCCATCGAGGGGTAGCCGGGCTGCCCGCGCAACTGCGGCTGGCGGGCAGCGACTACATGGCCGTGTTCGTAGGCCTCGCCGGACAGGGCGATGCAGGCGCCTCCGAGAGCTGGAGCGGCGTGGTCATCACGGCGTCGGACATCCGGCCGTAGGCCCAAGCGCTTGACCGGCCGTATCGACGCCGGTATAATCAGGGGCAGCCCGGTGGGGCCGTAGCTCAGCTGGGAGAGCGCGTGAATGGCATTCACGAGGTCGGCGGTTCGATCCCGCTCGGCTCC of the Bacillota bacterium genome contains:
- the yqeK gene encoding bis(5'-nucleosyl)-tetraphosphatase (symmetrical) YqeK yields the protein MMSVDRRSGVWKTVESMVGPDRWAHIRGVVDTARELSVRFGVDESAAELAALLHDAAREWPVERLARYAARGRDGPGPLEQCLPELLHGYAAAAWAEIELGITDPQVLAAVRYHTTGRPNPTRLEMVLMVADYSEPTRSFPEAEPIRKEAQQSLEAAYLLSLDTRLRHLIDRGLPIHPRTVEARNWLLLRRADGFRG
- a CDS encoding LCP family protein, whose protein sequence is MASVVDRPDLRFTAELRSGAAQHGKQRRRRRLVLLAAGFLSAAALFVTTVWIAPGWLTAALEKPLRDGPAADGYLSVVVVGIDERAHDPGRTDAILVASLRLDDGHVGVVSVPRDTRVKLPGGSHNKVNMLFTAYGPHVLMDTLAQLLGVPIDGYVKVNFQAFERFVDAIGGVELTVPSRMRYVDRAQNLVIDLRPGRQRLSGKEALEFVRFRADGLGDVSFDPGTGEYLGRVERQQEFTRALFEAVTRRRVLLRLPRVLRETYAMVETDMPLDLALAAAGWVMRHNRLELSTGVLPGMPGTVAGASYWLPDRARVEAVARQVLQGPAIPGSVAVLNANGVQGSAAQVASVLSAAGIRVEFVGNARQFGLDESRVLALTDRGLPLARQVARILGGLSVERTGGVWTAEDGPEARKDVIVLVGIDLVRRIRGSEGPATGGETAGVGRARQARGPRS
- the rsfS gene encoding ribosome silencing factor, with amino-acid sequence MRPLESAELARLAARAADERKASDTVVLDLRLMSPLADFFVLTSGTSTPHLRAITEHVERALHEAGAGVPRREGGEGARWILLDYGDVVVHIFHHAEREFYDLEALWDRAPRLAIEG